GAAGAGCTGCACATCGCGGGCGGATCGGAAGACACGCTCGAGGCCATCCGGGCGATCCGGGCGATCTCCAAAGCGACGGTCGTCTGCAAGCGCGGACCGATGGGCTGCGTGGTCTTTCCGGGCGACATTCCGGCGTCTCTCGACGCCGGCGTGAAGGGTCCCGGCTTCCCGGTCGAGGTCTACAACGTGCTGGGAGCGGGCGACGCCTTCCTGTCCGGGTTCCTGCGGGGATGGCTGAAGGACGAGGTGCTCGAGACCTGCTGCGCCTATGCCAATGCGAGCGGCGCCTTCGCGGTCTCGCGGCTGCTCTGCTCGCCCGAGATCCCGACCTTCCCCGAACTGCAGCATTTCCTCGCGGAGGGCAGCCGCCACAAGGCGTTGCGCTTCGACGAGGCCATCAACCACATTCACTGGGCGACGACGCGCCGGCCCGGATCCGAGACGCTGATGGCTTTCGCCATTGACCACCGCATGCAGCTGGAGGCGCTGGCGAAAGACGTGGGCGCTCCCATCGAGCGCATTCCGGACTTCAAGGTGCTTGCCGTGCAGGCCGCCGCGAAGGTGGCGGACGGCCGTCCCGGCTTCGGCATGCTGATCGACGGCACTTACGGCCGCGAAGCCCTGTTCCGCGCCGCCGACCACCCGTTCTGGATCGGACGCCCCGTGGAGCTGCCGGGCTCGCGCCCGCTCGATTTCGAAGGCGGCGGCAGCATCGGCGCGAAGCTCGTGGAATGGCCGGTGGGCCATACCATCAAGTGCCTGTGCTTCTACCATCCGGACGACCCGCCGGAGCTGAAAGAGCGCCAGGAGCGCGAGCTGCTGCGCATCCATGACGCCGCGCGCCGCATCGGCCGCGAGCTCCTGGTCGAGATCATCGCGGGCAAGCACGGGCCGCTGAAGACCGATACGGTCGCCGGCATCGTCCAGCGCCTCTACCATCTCGGCATCAAGCCGGATTGGTGGAAGCTCGAGCCGCAGCAGGACGAGGCGGCCTGGCGCGCCATCGGCGAGGTGATCACGACGAACGACCCTTACTGCCGGGGCATCGTGCTGCTCGGCCTCGAAGCGCCGGAGGACGAATTGGAAGCCGCCTTCGCGGCCGCCGCCGCCGAGCCCTGGGTCAAGGGCTTCGCGGTCGGCCGGACCCTCTTCAGCGACGCCGCGCGCCGCTGGCTGAAGGGCGAGATCTCGGACGAGGCCGCCGTCGCCGACATGGCGGGCCGCTTCCAGCGTCTCGTCGACGCCTGGCAGCGCGTATCCAGCCAGGCGAAAGCCGCCTAGCGCATCGTGCGGAAAAGTGGACCCGGTTTTCCGCTCAAACGATGCGCTCATCCAAGGAGTGGAGCATCGGATTGATCCCAAAAGTGGGTCCACTTTTGGGTCCGATGCTCTAGGATGAAAGGCGAAGCCGATGATCGACTCCGCCCTCTTTTCATGAACCGCGAAACCTGAGAACGCTGCCGGCATCGATCCCGGCGCCCACCGAGAGAAACGCCCATGAGCACGATCCGCCTCACCATGGCGCAAGCCATCGCCCGGTTCCTCATCGCGCAGAAGACGGAGATCGACGGACAGGTCATGCCGCTGTTTGGCGGCGTCTGGGCCATCTTCGGCCACGGCAACGTCGCCGGCATGGGCGAGGCGCTGCATGGCGTGCGCGACAGGCTTCCCACCTTTCGGGCCCATAACGAGCAGGGCATGGCGCATGCGGCGATTGCCTTCGCGAAGGCCTCCCGC
This window of the Microvirga sp. TS319 genome carries:
- the iolC gene encoding 5-dehydro-2-deoxygluconokinase codes for the protein MKPTLDVITIGRASVDLYGQQVGGRLEDMASFSKAVGGCPANIAIGTARLGLKSGLITRVGDEAMGRFIREQMEREGVSTRGIVTDDARLTALVLLGVRDEDSFPLIFYRDNCADMALTEDDIDEAFVASAAAIVVTGTHFSREGTAAAQKKAIRIAKANGRKVVFDVDYRPNLWGLLGHGAGESRYVRSDAVTEDLKPILADCDLIVGTEEELHIAGGSEDTLEAIRAIRAISKATVVCKRGPMGCVVFPGDIPASLDAGVKGPGFPVEVYNVLGAGDAFLSGFLRGWLKDEVLETCCAYANASGAFAVSRLLCSPEIPTFPELQHFLAEGSRHKALRFDEAINHIHWATTRRPGSETLMAFAIDHRMQLEALAKDVGAPIERIPDFKVLAVQAAAKVADGRPGFGMLIDGTYGREALFRAADHPFWIGRPVELPGSRPLDFEGGGSIGAKLVEWPVGHTIKCLCFYHPDDPPELKERQERELLRIHDAARRIGRELLVEIIAGKHGPLKTDTVAGIVQRLYHLGIKPDWWKLEPQQDEAAWRAIGEVITTNDPYCRGIVLLGLEAPEDELEAAFAAAAAEPWVKGFAVGRTLFSDAARRWLKGEISDEAAVADMAGRFQRLVDAWQRVSSQAKAA